Below is a window of Pueribacillus theae DNA.
GATTTGCTAAAACGCTTCATCTCTGAACGCGGAAAGATTCTTCCTCGCCGTGTGACTGGGACAAGCGCGAAATACCAACGGCAATTAACCCGTGCGATCAAACGCGCACGCCAAATGGCGTTATTGCCTTACTCCGCTGAATAAGCTTTACAGCACAATGGGAATTTCCTGTTGTGCTGTTTTTATTTTTAAAAAGATCCTTCTCTGTTTAAAAAATCCTTTTGTTGGGAATAATAGTTTCAAAGACTAGTAAAACGGAGAGGATTCAAATGAGAAAAATCATATCAAATCGTATTCCTTTCATGATAAAAATGGGGTTAACAGAAGCTATTAAGTGGGTTGAAGAAGCAAAAAAATATAAAAGCAACATCTACATACACTATAATGGCACAACAGTGGACAGTAAAAAATTACCGAGCACCGTTTCCCTGTTCCTAACCATGAAAGAAAAAGAGCTGTTGCTCATTGCAGAAGGCGAAGATGCGCCAGTTGCCATTCA
It encodes the following:
- the rpsR gene encoding 30S ribosomal protein S18, with the translated sequence MARQGRRGRRRKVCFFTANNITYIDYKDVDLLKRFISERGKILPRRVTGTSAKYQRQLTRAIKRARQMALLPYSAE
- a CDS encoding HPr family phosphocarrier protein; translated protein: MRKIISNRIPFMIKMGLTEAIKWVEEAKKYKSNIYIHYNGTTVDSKKLPSTVSLFLTMKEKELLLIAEGEDAPVAIQDLTNILTSKLKTAM